One genomic region from Pyrinomonadaceae bacterium encodes:
- the guaA gene encoding glutamine-hydrolyzing GMP synthase, with amino-acid sequence MRTSTHETVIILDFGAQYTQLIARRVREAGVYCEILPFNAPPEEIHERHPKGLIFSGGPSSVYDETAPRLNHDLLNNGHAPILGICYGLQLIAHKLGGSVQPSSNREYGYARLQVVDPSSRLFTGLPREMDVWMSHGDHVTAVPEGFAVTATTEDAINAFENPAIGVYGVQFHPEVAHTPLGAQILRNFLFEICGCKGDWTPAAAIEEQIERIRETLGEDGRAICGLSGGVDSSVAAALVHRAVGDRQTCFFIDNGLLREGEFETTLALLRQETKLNIVGVDASRQFLSALAGVTDPETKRKRIGAAFIEVFEREATKLGGVGFLVQGTLYPDVIESVSVRGPSATIKSHHNVGGLPEKMNLKLIEPLRELFKDEVRLIGAQLGVPAALLQRHPFPGPGLAVRILGEITEDRLRLVRAADRIFIEELRRGEMYAAVWQAFAVLLPVSSVGVMGDERTYEQVIAIRAVTSVDGMTADWARLPHDLLARVSARIVSEVKGVNRVVYDISSKPPSTIEWE; translated from the coding sequence TTGCGGACGTCTACTCACGAAACCGTAATCATACTTGACTTCGGCGCTCAGTACACTCAGTTGATTGCGCGGCGTGTGCGTGAAGCCGGGGTTTACTGCGAGATCCTTCCCTTCAACGCGCCCCCCGAAGAGATTCACGAGCGCCATCCGAAAGGGCTTATTTTTTCCGGCGGCCCGTCGTCGGTTTACGACGAAACGGCGCCCCGGCTCAACCACGACCTGCTGAACAACGGTCACGCGCCCATCCTGGGAATCTGTTACGGCCTGCAGTTGATCGCGCACAAACTGGGAGGCTCGGTACAGCCTTCGAGCAACCGCGAGTATGGCTACGCCCGTCTGCAGGTAGTCGATCCTTCCAGCCGTCTGTTCACCGGTTTGCCGCGCGAAATGGACGTCTGGATGAGTCACGGCGATCACGTGACGGCGGTGCCCGAAGGTTTTGCCGTCACCGCCACCACGGAAGACGCGATCAACGCTTTCGAGAATCCGGCGATCGGTGTTTACGGGGTCCAGTTTCACCCGGAAGTCGCGCATACGCCCCTCGGCGCGCAAATTCTTCGGAATTTTCTGTTTGAGATTTGTGGGTGCAAAGGTGACTGGACGCCCGCCGCCGCGATCGAAGAGCAGATTGAGCGCATTCGCGAAACCTTGGGCGAAGACGGCCGCGCAATTTGCGGTTTGTCGGGAGGAGTGGATTCTTCGGTCGCCGCTGCCCTCGTGCATCGCGCCGTGGGTGACCGGCAAACCTGCTTCTTCATCGACAACGGTTTGCTGCGAGAAGGCGAGTTCGAGACCACGCTCGCTCTCCTGCGCCAGGAAACAAAATTGAATATTGTCGGCGTCGATGCCAGCCGCCAGTTCCTTTCGGCGCTCGCCGGCGTTACGGATCCTGAGACGAAACGAAAGCGCATTGGAGCGGCTTTCATCGAAGTGTTCGAACGCGAAGCGACGAAACTTGGCGGCGTAGGCTTTCTGGTGCAGGGAACTCTCTACCCGGACGTGATCGAATCGGTCTCCGTCCGCGGCCCTTCAGCCACTATTAAAAGTCACCACAACGTCGGCGGCCTGCCGGAGAAAATGAATCTGAAACTCATTGAGCCGCTGCGCGAGCTCTTCAAAGACGAGGTTCGATTGATCGGAGCTCAACTCGGCGTTCCCGCGGCGCTGCTGCAACGGCATCCTTTTCCCGGCCCCGGTTTAGCGGTGAGAATCCTTGGCGAAATCACCGAAGATCGTCTGCGGCTGGTGCGCGCCGCCGATCGAATCTTCATTGAAGAGCTGCGCCGCGGCGAAATGTACGCCGCCGTCTGGCAGGCGTTCGCAGTTTTGCTCCCCGTCTCGAGCGTCGGCGTGATGGGCGACGAACGAACCTATGAACAAGTGATCGCCATCCGCGCCGTGACCAGCGTCGATGGCATGACCGCCGACTGGGCCCGCCTGCCTCACGACCTCCTGGCACGCGTCTCCGCCCGCATTGTTTCAGAGGTGAAGGGCGTCAACCGCGTCGTCTACGATATCAGCTCAAAGCCACCGAGTACGATTGAGTGGGAATAG